The following nucleotide sequence is from Thermanaerothrix sp..
GTGGAGTCCGGTGTGGGCACCGATGTTGGCATAGGCAGGGACTACGTCCAGGGGGTGGCCAAGCTGGAGGATGGCCGTCTCATAGTTCTTCTGGACCTGGCGGGCCTTTTTGACATAGACGACCTGGTCCAGGAGGAGGAGGAAGGGGAGGAGTGAGAGCTTCCAAGGCCCCGTCGGCCCTCCTTCGGGGGGGCTTTTTGATTGCCCGGTGGAGTTAAAGATGATATGGATTGACATGCACCTTCACAGTACCTGTTCGGACGGGACCCTAAGCCCCGCAGACCTCCCAAGGCTGGGCCGCCGGCTTGGCATATCCGTCATGGCCCTTACGGACCACGACACCACCGCTGGCAACCAAGAGTTCCTCAAGGCTTGCCGGAGGAACGGCATCAAGGGCATACCCGGCGTGGAGCTTTCCGTGGAGGCCCCCTACACGTTCCACATGTTGGGGTACCGGATAACCGATCCCGCCCCATTGGAGGAGGCCTTGGACTGGATACGGGAGGGCCGGGATGAGAGGAACCGCCGGATATGTGAAAGGCTTGAGGAGATGGGGATCCCGGTCAGCCATGAGGAGGCCCGGGAAGAGGCGGGATCGGATCTGGTGGGAAGGCCCCACATAGCCCGGGTCCTGGTGAAGAAGGGCTATGCTTCGGACCCCATGGACGCCTTCGCGCGGTTCCTGGGTCGAGGGGCCCCAGCATACTTTTCCAGGCGCCGTCTGTCCCCCGTAGACTCCATAGAGCTAATAAGAAGCTCCGGAGGGCTTGCCGTAATGGCCCATCCGATGCAGACCGGGCTGGGGTGGAAGGACCTTTACGATCTCATGGTGGAGATGAAGTCCATGGGACTTTGGGGGGTGGAGTGTTTTCACTCCTCCGCAAGACGCGAGGACGCCGTGCGGCTTTTCCAGATGTGTTCCGAGCTGTCCCTGGTTCCCACCGGCGGGTCCGACTTTCACGGGGATAACAAGCCCTGGGTGTCCATGGGGGTTTCGGTGGAGCCCACGTGGATCCCCTGGGCCAGGCTTGGAGTTGATCTCTAGGGGGGATTGTTTTATGCCCATGGACTTCAGGAGCGACACGGTCACAAGGCCCACGTTGGAGATGCGGCGGGCCATGGCGGAGGCGGAGGTGGGGGACGACGTATACCGGGAGGACCCCACGGTTCGGCGGCTGGAGGAGGAGTGTGCCGCCCTGCTTGGGACCCAGGACGCCCTTTTCGTCTGTTCCGGCACCATGGGGAACCTCACCGCGGCTCTCACCTGGTGCCCCAGGGGGACCTCTGCCATGGTGGGGCGCATGTCCCACATGTACAACTACGAGGCGGGGGGCATGTCCGCCCTGGGGGGAGTGTTCCCCGTGGTGCTGGACGATTCGTCGGGGTGTCCGGCCTTTGAGGAGGTTAAGGGGGCCCTCCGGGGCTCTGAAAACGTGCACTTCTCCCCCACGAGGTTGTTGTGTCTTGAGAACACCCACAACGCCTGCGGCGGGGCGGCGGTGGAGCTTCAAAGGATGAGGGACGTTGCCCTTAAGGCCCGGGATCAGGGCCTTGCGGTGCATCTGGACGGGGCCAGGCTTTTTAA
It contains:
- a CDS encoding PHP domain-containing protein; the protein is MIWIDMHLHSTCSDGTLSPADLPRLGRRLGISVMALTDHDTTAGNQEFLKACRRNGIKGIPGVELSVEAPYTFHMLGYRITDPAPLEEALDWIREGRDERNRRICERLEEMGIPVSHEEAREEAGSDLVGRPHIARVLVKKGYASDPMDAFARFLGRGAPAYFSRRRLSPVDSIELIRSSGGLAVMAHPMQTGLGWKDLYDLMVEMKSMGLWGVECFHSSARREDAVRLFQMCSELSLVPTGGSDFHGDNKPWVSMGVSVEPTWIPWARLGVDL
- a CDS encoding beta-eliminating lyase-related protein is translated as MPMDFRSDTVTRPTLEMRRAMAEAEVGDDVYREDPTVRRLEEECAALLGTQDALFVCSGTMGNLTAALTWCPRGTSAMVGRMSHMYNYEAGGMSALGGVFPVVLDDSSGCPAFEEVKGALRGSENVHFSPTRLLCLENTHNACGGAAVELQRMRDVALKARDQGLAVHLDGARLFNACVALGCSPRLYGEAVSSVMICLSKGLGAPMGSVLCGPSDFIEEARGWRKRLGGGLRQAGVVAAAGLLALKGVERLAEDHENAALLSQRLEEGGLKVHRVPNPTNMVYFSLPCGVSPGEFVKALAEKGVLVGASSDGRVRMVTHRDLSREDVLTAVPIVLEEAGLRS